The Arcanobacterium wilhelmae region TCGATTTGTCTTTGAGCAAATGGCGAAAATGCCTCGATTTGGTGGTGCTCACCGAGTGTACGGCGATATCATGCTTACGAATTTCACCAACCGTGGGCTTGCCGTGGAAGCAGTCACCCCGGCCAGAATTCTCAAGCGTGAATTAGGGTTTTCCCGGCGCATCGCTCGGCCTTTGCTTCGGCGTGGAAAGCGTGCGCTCGCACTGCTCGGCTATCGTTGGATATGTCAACTAGTGAGGCCACGCCTCTCCAAGGAAATTTGGCTAGTGTCCGATCGTCCTTATGCGGCAGGCGATAACGGCGAAGCGTTCTTCCGTTACTTGGCAACTCACACTCCGGATAATGTTCTGCCGATCTTCGTGATACGAAAGGATTCACCGGACTATCCGCGAATGAAGCAGATTGGCCGAGTCATCGACCCACAGTCACCGCTGTTCCCCCTCGTCCACCTGATGTCTGCACAGGTGATTTCATCACAGGCTGACGATGTCGTTGTGAATGCGTTCCGTGGCATGAAGCAATACATGTCGGATCTGTACAATTTTGACTTTGTTTTCCTGCAACATGGCATTACAAAGGACGATCTGTCTGGTTGGCTCAACAAGAGTTATAAAGATATCCGAGTTTTCGTTACTTCCAGTCCTGCCGAGCAGGCGTCTATTGCTAACGAGGAGTATGGCTATACCAATGGGGAAGTAGTTCTCACAGGAATGCCGAGATTTGACCGACTGGAGAACCGGCCAACCAAGAAAATTGTGTTCGCGCCAACCTGGCGTCAGAAAATCGCAAGTGCTGTTGATCCAGCAACAGGACAACGCCCGTATGCTCCAGGGTTTAAAAACACTCGATATTATCAATTCATTCAGGAACTGATTTCGGATCAGCGCCTTAATGACGCTCTATTGCGGTACGGATATGAGGCTGAACTTTTCTTGCATCCGAATCACGTAATGAATTCAGGCGATTTTAAAGGTGGGAAAGCTTTTGTGATTCAGGCTGGCCCGCACGATTATTCGCAGATGTTCGCACAGGCATCTTTGCTCATTACGGATTATTCTTCGGTTGCTTTCGACTTTGCGTATCTACGCAAACCGGTCATCTACACGCAGTTTGATCATGATGAGTTTTTCTCAAGCCATTCATATGATGAGGGATATTTCTCCTATGAGAATGATGGGTTTGGTCCGGTTGTGTATGATGTCGAGAGTACGGTGGACGCAATTCTTGATTCCTTAGATCGTGGTACCCAGCTCAGTGATTTCTATCGAGCCCGAATCTCGAAGTTTTTCGCTTTCGATGATCGTTCCAACAGCGAGCGAACACTCCAAGCGATTCTTCAACAAGCGCGTCGCCGAAATAAGCAGACAGGAAATAACTAATGCGTCACCCACTTCGTAAACTGCGGGCATTTTCAAAAACACAGCTTGACAAATTGCTTATAGGGGCAGGGCGAACGGGCGCTCCGCAGGCTGTCCTTGATTCTCTTCGTGGCAATCGGTTGACGAAGAAAGTTGCGTCACGTTTCGAAGGTACGGACATCGCCTTGACGATGCGGCAAGCAGAAAGTATGCCGTTAGGACCTGGAAAGTTCTACGTGCGCCTTTGTTACAAGAGCTGGTCTTCACATGTTGGCGAGTACATCAAGCTGTATTGTCGTGGTGAACAGATATATGGAAACGTGATCGAACCGCCGGAAGCAGGGAAACCCGTAGAGTATCGCAATATGGTTGGGACGAGCGCGAACCCAGAAGATTATGCGATCAACTTGCGCGGGAAGTTCAGTGTGTCTGTCTCTCCGTATCCGTTTGTGACACGCGAGCAGGCGCGATTTGATGCACGCTTTGACGTCCGTCAACACGGAAAGGTTTTCTATTCAATTCGAGGGAACACCGTTGCTCCGGAGCGGGTTGTGTTTACCTTCCCTGGATTTACGCTTTCCACGTCGTCAATTTCTTATACTGTGTCGTATTTGAAAGGATTGTCTCCCACGGAGCTGCTCCGTACAGCTGTGGTTGTTTTCCAAGATCGATATTATGTTCCTGGCTCTTACATGCTTGTAGATTCGCAAGGCCGATCAGTAGTTGAGGATGTTCGTGGTGCGATGACGGATATTCTTGATAATTTCGGTCTTGATTCAAGTCAAGCTTTGCTCTTTGGTGCCTCAAAGGGTGCAAGCATTGCATTATTTTACGGACAGTTTTTCCCAAAGTCGCATCTGGTGGTATCCACCCCGCAACTCAATCTTCCGTATTATTTCACGAAACCAGCATTTCGAGAGAATCTCTTCATGTTCGAAGCAATGCGGGGCGTCGTTGCGCCTGGCGACCTGCTGCAGGAATACTGCAATGAAGGACGAAGAATTGACTTCTTCTATACCTTAAAGGACGAGCTGTCGAATCAGTCTCTCGTCGAGTTTCCGCAGGATGCGGCCAATTTCGTTTCCCATCGAATCAGTGGAGTACATACTGATGTTGCAAAGCGCGGATTGCCATCGATGATGGGAGTTATTCGCCAGTTTATTCACGGGCAGCCTCTCGAGCCACGCAGCAAGATTGAAGTTGGCTCGGTGCGGCTGTTCGAGCAAGGTGAGCATTTGGTTGGTGTGGACGTTCAGTTGGGCCGAAAGTTGGTCATTGACTCCGAGCATAATTGGTATCTTGAGAGGAGATTTGGGCAATCGGTGCTTCGCTACGAAATGGATGAGGTGAGTCTGGGGGCGGCACTGAAGACCAGCTCTACCCAGTTGCTGGACACGCGAATTGATTCGCTTGATGGCGAATGGGCGCTGAGGTATGTGACGGAAAACGGTACGACTGATGCCGTAATTCTTTCTCACTGGTCGGATGCCGTGAGGAAAGCGCGCATTTCGGCAGGTGTGGATCTAGGCTTGCCGGGTGACTTCCACGTCGACGTCAGGTCTCAAGGCTCATACACGGTTATCGACGGATATGACGTATCAGTTTTCAACTACTGCTTTGTGCCTGGCGCTGGTAGTGACAATTGTGAACTGGTTGTGGTGCTCGGAGAGGCACCTTGTGATCTTGTTGAAGCTGTGAGTACTGACCAGCCAACCTTGGCAATTGATTCGAGTACTTTTTCGCCATCACTTTCTCAGTTCATCATGAGGGTAGGGGCTCGGGTGTATGCGTCGCGGCTGCGAATTTTTGTCACGAAGGGCTACGATTCTCAGAGCTTCGTTGATGCGTTGTCGACAATTGATTGGAAGACCGTTTTGATCGATCGTCTGGGGTGAGAAGATACTCCGATTTTATCGCCGAACGATATCTGCGACTGTCTCGGACAATTGTGGTGGGTTTCTACGAAATCGCTTCGTAGAAACCCACCACAATTTTGGTATAGCCCCGCATCCTCGTGGGAGCGATGAGCCTATTTCATCCGGAGTGACCTTAGCGTGTACTTACGCAAGATTCCGTCAGGGAAAATAGCGCGAACTTCGCGTGGATCGCCAGACTGTGTGAGGAAATAACGAATGCCTTTCCACCCATACCCAATCTTTGAGTAATTGAAGGTTTGTGCGCGTCCATCCTTCGGGGCGTAAAGGTAAAGATCTCCGTTATTGCGAACCGCCCACATATCGGGAATGCCGTCTCCTGTGATATCGCCTGTAATGGCGGTAAGAACGGTGGTATTCCAGCCCGGGCCAAAGGTCGTGCGAGTTGTGAGGTTTCCGCGGCCGTCAGTCCGCCAAGCACGAAGGTAACCAGCTGATGTCCCCATGATCATCGGTTTGCCGTCGAATCCGTTCCCGGTCACAGAGATGTTTGAGACATCGCCCCAGCCAACACCGATTGTCTTTTTTGCGAGGAAGTGACCGTCGCCGCGCCCGGGGTACAAAATAAGATTTCCAGTAACCTTTTCGATGCCGAGGATGTCGACATTTCCGTCACCATCAAAATCCGATCCTCCGAACACTGTGCTCATGTTGCGCCACCCCCATCCAACCTGCAGTCTCTGCATGAAGCGTGTGCGTGAATTCATGGGGTAGAACCACAGGAAGCCGTTGCGGTCGGTGAGCATCATATCGTTGTAGCCATTGCCATCGAGGTCGCCCGCTGCGAAGACTGCAGTGTACTGGGTCGATGCCCAGCCCCATCCGATATCGGTTCGATTCCACGAGTAATTTGCAGTCTTTTGCTCGGAGTAATCTTGGTTTTGCGAAATGGGAGTCGGACTGGTGGTCTGATCTGCAGACGCATCGGCGATTGCCTTCGCAACGTTGGCACGAATCGTCGGCAGATAGTTTTCGATCAGTGCCGGGCAGTCGGTGTAGGACACGTCCTTATGGCCGAGAATTACAGGCTTGGTGAGCGGAGTCTTGGCGAACTTCGTCATGGTGGACCACGTACCATTCGGGTCGATCCCGGCGCGGCCAAACTGCCATGCGATCATATTCACGATCTGGTCGATGGCGGCCTGGGGCGGCTGGATCTGCGAGTAGTTCCCCATCACTGAAATGCCGACGGACCCGCTGTTGGCCGGTGCAGCATGCGCGCCGATACTCATTTTCCCTGCAGGTGAGTTGAGTGAGCCTTCACGGCCCTCAAAGACGGTCCCGTACTTGTCGATGAGGAAGTTGTATCCGATGTCGCCCCACTGCCGCATGTTGGCATGATAGTTCCAGATTGCTTTCACGATCGACGGCGACTGTGCACTCGTGTACGTATTGTTTCCTGCTGTGTGATGAATGACTGCAGCCTTCAGAGTTGCGCTTTCGGGCCGCCACTCGGCCTTCGCGGGGGCGCCCCACTGGGCGCGGCTGACAACGGTCGGCGCGGGAATGTTCGTAACGGGAGCGGGTGCCATCGCAAAGTCGCGGGAGAAAGCCGCGTTTGTTATCGACGTCGGTGCCTCGCGGAAGAGAGCGTTCTCGAACGTTGTCGTCTCGCCGATAGCCGCCTGTTTATCCGTACCTGCCGGCGGGAGTTGCTCGGCGACGTCGGTGCGCGCCTCGCGTTCAGTTCCGTGAGTTCCAGCGCCAGTGAGGAGCGCCACCTGGAAGTCCTTCGGGGTCTGAATGAACTTTGCTCGAACCTGAACCCCGTCGGCTCCGGCAGCCATCATCGGTTCGGTGCCGGGTGCCTCGCCTTGGCGGCCTTCGTCCCTCTCGATGTCGAGTGAATACCACGGCGACCAGGTGCCGTTGGTGCGTGTGCGCATCTCAACTAGCTGTGGATCCGCCCCGGTCCAGGTCGCGGCCGCAACATTGAAGTGTTGGGTGTCCAGAGGCTGAGTGATCACGGTGTAGTCGTTCGTGCCGCCGAGTGCCACCGGTGCGACTCGAGACGAAGCTGCATCAACGACAACGTCGTAGCCGGCAGGTGCCGTCGTCGGGGCGGCCGATTCCGGAGCTTCGAGTGCTGGAACATCGAGCAGGTCGAAGACGTACGCGTCGGGTTGTGGGATGGCCAGCGGCGACACAGGAATAGCGAGGGGAGCAAGCCCCAGCGACAAGACGGGAATCAAGGTGTGCGCTTTTATCACGAATTCTCCAATTGCTCGGACACCTGCGCGGTGTGAAATATGTGCCTCTTGAGTATATTTTCAATGAAGCGATAATAAAAGTGATGAATTGCGTAACTTCCCCTGAAGCTCACACGCTACCCTCGCCGCCGCGTGCCTGCGCTTGGTAAAGTTTGTATGTTCATACAGGAGGATTACTTTGCCTATTTCGACCGACCGCGAAAAAGCGGCCATCGTCCCAGCGGCCACCGATCCCGCGCTGATTCGCAATTTTTGTATCATCGCCCACATCGACCACGGGAAGTCCACCCTCGCCGATCGTATGCTTCAGCTCACCGGCGTCGTGGATGAGCGCGCTATGCGCGCGCAGTATTTGGATCGCATGGATATTGAGCGCGAGCGCGGTATCACGATCAAATCGCAGGCCGTGCGCATGCCGTGGAGCGTTGGCGGCCAGGCGTACGCGCTGAACATGATCGATACCCCCGGCCACGTGGACTTCGCTTACGAGGTCTCACGTTCCCTTGCTGCCTGTGAGGGGGCGATCCTCTTGGTTGATTCAGCGCAGGGTATCGAAGCGCAAACCCTCGCAAACCTCTACATGGCGCTCGAAAACGATCTGGCGATCATCCCGGTTTTGAACAAGATTGATCTTCCGGCGGCAGATCCCGATCGTTACGCCGAAGAGCTCGGTAACCTCATTGGCGTGGATCCGAGCGAGTGTATCCGGGTCTCAGGAAAGACGGGCGAGGGAGTGGATCAGCTCCTGGACCGCATCGTTTCCGAGGTTCCGGCGCCAGTTGGCACCCCCGGCGTCGCGCCACGCGCGATGATCTTCGATTCGGTTTACGATTCTTATCGCGGCGTGGTCACTTACGTGCGAGTGGTCGATGGTGAGCTTTCTCCGCGCCAGAAAGTTCAGATGATGTCCACGAAGTCCACGCACGAGCTGCTGGAAATCGGCGTCATTTCGCCCGAACCAGCTCCAACCAAGGGGCTGGGAGTTGGTGAGGTCGGTTACCTCATTACAGGTGTGAAGGATGTGCGCCAGTCGCGTGTGGGCGATACCCTCACCGACGCCGGCAAGCCTGCCACTGAGCCGCTTGCCGGCTACCGCGACCCCAAGCCCATGGTCTTCTCCGGCCTCTACCCGATCGACGGTTCCGATTACCCAGCCTTGCGCGACGCCTTGGATAAGCTCAAGCTTAACGACGCCGCCCTCACTTACGAGCCCGAAAACTCGGTTGCGCTCGGCTTTGGTTTCCGTTGTGGCTTCCTTGGTTTGCTTCACTTGGAGATTATTCGTGAGCGCCTCGAGCGCGAGTTCAATCTCGATCTCATTGCTACCGCCCCGTCGGTGATTTACCGTGTGATTACGGAAGGTGGCGAAGAGGTGATCGTTCAGAATCCATCGGAGTTTCCAGCCGGTAAAGTACGAGAAATCTTCGAGCCGTTGGTTTCGGCAACGATCCTGACGCCGAAGGATTTCGTGGGAACGTCGATGGAGCTGTGCCAGGAGCGTCGCGGCAATCTGCTAGGCATGGATTATCTTTCGGAGGATCGCGTGGAGCTACGCTACACGTTGCCGCTCGCGGAGATCGTCACAGACTTCTTTGATCAGCTCAAGTCCCGTACCAAGGGCTACGCCTCGCTCGATTACAAGCGCGAGGGCGAACAGTCCGCAGATCTGGTCAAGGTTGATATCCTCCTCAACCACGAACAGGTGGATGCGTTCTCCGCGATCGTGCACCGCGATCGCGCGTTCGGATATGGCTCAGAAATGACGAAAAAGCTCAAAACGCTCATTCCACGCCAGCAGTTCGAAATTCCGGTTCAGGCAGCCGTCGGCACTCGCGTGATCGCGCGTGAAACGATCAAGGCTGTCCGTAAGGACGTGCTGGCCAAGTGCTATGGCGGCGATATTTCGCGTAAGCGCAAACTCCTCGAGAAGCAGAAGGAAGGCAAGAAGCGCATGAAGTCGATCGGCCGTGTTGACGTGCCGCAAGAGGCCTTCGTTGCCGCCCTGTCTTCCGAGATGCCCGAACAGAAGAAGTAACAATGAGTGAACAGAACCCAAACTTTGGCCGAATCATGTCTTTTTCCCGCCGTGGTTCACGGCTGGGAGATAAGTTTGAAAAGGTGATGGAGGAGCACGCAGCACGGTTCGTGATTCCCATTCCTGCCGGTGAGGCGCTCACCACGATTGCAGACGATGCGTTTATGGATCTCGCGGAGGCGTTCGGCCGCGATGCGCCGCTCACGGTGGAGATCGGCCCGGGTTCTGGTGAACAGACGATTGCGAACGCCCTCGCCAACCCGGATCGCAACTATCTCGCCGTCGAAGCCTGGGCTCCCGGCGTCGCGCGGTGCGTGAACGCGGCACAGCGGGAAGGCGCCCACAACGTGCGCATCATTGAGGTGGACGCCGCACAAGCCCTCCCGATCATCTTCCGCACCGACGTCGAGAATCCGAACCGGCGCGCAGACGAAGTCTGGACATTCTTCCCAGACCCGTGGCGCAAGAAGAAGCACTTCAAGCGCCGCATCGTCAAGGCATCGTTCGCGCGCACAATCGCGGGTGTGCTGAAAGAAGGCGGAATCTGGCGGCTGGCAACCGATTGGGATTCGTACGCGTGGCAGATGCGCGACGTCGTCACGGACGCCCCCGAGTTTACGAACCCGCACGAGGGCCAGCGGGTGGACCCGGCAGATGACGGCGCCTACGAGGGCGGCTTCGCCCCGCGCTTCGAGCACCGCGTCATGACGCGCTTCGAACAGCGCGGTATCGACGCCGGCCGGACAATCCACGATCTCAAAGTTGTGCGCGTACCGGGCGAGTTCCCGCTCCCGGTTCCCGCGAACGAAACAGGCGCACCGGCGTCGGAGGCGCTCTAGTGGCGCAACTTCCCGACGGCGTCCCCGCGCCTGGGGACGGCTCGCTTCCCGATCCGAACGTTGCCAGCGGGTTCGCAGCCTACGTCCACATTCCGTTTTGCGCCGTACGCTGCGGATATTGCGATTTCAACACGTACACGAACCTTGACTTCGGGCCAGGTGCGTCGGCGTCGGACTACCACGACACGCTCGCGCGCGAGATTGAGCTCTCGGCGGGGGTGCTCGGCAACCCAGGCAAAGTTACGAGCGTCTTTTTCGGAGGCGGGACGCCAACGCTCCTGCCTGCGAAGGATCTTGCTGCAACCCTGGAGCGCCTGCGTGCCACGTTCGGTATCGAGCCTGGCGCAGAAGTGACAACTGAGGCAAACCCCGAAACCCTCACCTTTGAGCGCCTGCGCATCCTGCACGACGCCGGCTTCACTCGTGTCTCGTTCGGCATGCAGTCGGCTGTTTCGCACGTATTGCAGGTTCTCGATCGTGCCCACACTCCCGGCCAAGTGGATGCCGCAGTCGGCTGGGCGCGCGAGCTCGGGCTCGAGCATTCTGTGGATCTGATTTACGGAGCGCCAGGGGAGTCCATGGATGATTGGCGCGCCTCACTCGAGGCCGCGATCGCGCTCGATCCGCCGCACATTTCCGCTTACGGCCTCACGATCGAGCCTGGCACGAAGATGGGTGGCCAAGTCCGGCGCGGAGAGATTCCCGAGCCCGACCCGGATGTCCTCGCCGACAAATACATGCTCGCCGAGGAGCTTTTGTCCAACGCAGGCTACGAGTGGTACGAGGTGTCGAACTGGGCCAAGCCTGGCCATCATTCTCGCCACAACCTCGCCTACTGGCAGGACGCTAACTGGTGGGGGTATGGGCCTGGCGCTCACAGTCACGTCAATGGCACACGCTGGTGGAATGTGAAGCACCCGATCC contains the following coding sequences:
- a CDS encoding bifunctional glycosyltransferase/CDP-glycerol:glycerophosphate glycerophosphotransferase — its product is MGATTQFDPLFTIVVPVYNTEKYVGETIDSIIRQAESMFERTEIILINDGSTDGSAEIAQSYVDRYPGKIHLFSKPNSGTSDSKNLGIEHARGQYVGFLDSDDLYGPNVLGEVAQFFAVHSDVDVVSIPMQFFDGRTGEHRLNNKFGPGTRVIDVLDDWKDVQLSAASCFVRRALLQQHNIRFDARIHLAEDAKFITQAIMVATKLGLVSSVAYLYRKRAEGSSAIDTFKADPASYTPVLRYAWEELFEQYSNSLGIIPKYVQNVAMHDMEWRLSDKQQFVLDREELDEYESVMRALLERIDVDVIMAQPFLRDIFKIYALSIKFGEDVVQHSERDGAAFYYRGREIWRFRIESVLMHVDYLDASDRTITLHGAYFGIQFPDIEFGILRNGSFIRFERASIPKWRQVSNNGRLVYEPWVFNQKFSAVVGDVYHPAVRLGDKIFRVRFVFEQMAKMPRFGGAHRVYGDIMLTNFTNRGLAVEAVTPARILKRELGFSRRIARPLLRRGKRALALLGYRWICQLVRPRLSKEIWLVSDRPYAAGDNGEAFFRYLATHTPDNVLPIFVIRKDSPDYPRMKQIGRVIDPQSPLFPLVHLMSAQVISSQADDVVVNAFRGMKQYMSDLYNFDFVFLQHGITKDDLSGWLNKSYKDIRVFVTSSPAEQASIANEEYGYTNGEVVLTGMPRFDRLENRPTKKIVFAPTWRQKIASAVDPATGQRPYAPGFKNTRYYQFIQELISDQRLNDALLRYGYEAELFLHPNHVMNSGDFKGGKAFVIQAGPHDYSQMFAQASLLITDYSSVAFDFAYLRKPVIYTQFDHDEFFSSHSYDEGYFSYENDGFGPVVYDVESTVDAILDSLDRGTQLSDFYRARISKFFAFDDRSNSERTLQAILQQARRRNKQTGNN
- the hemW gene encoding radical SAM family heme chaperone HemW, whose translation is MAQLPDGVPAPGDGSLPDPNVASGFAAYVHIPFCAVRCGYCDFNTYTNLDFGPGASASDYHDTLAREIELSAGVLGNPGKVTSVFFGGGTPTLLPAKDLAATLERLRATFGIEPGAEVTTEANPETLTFERLRILHDAGFTRVSFGMQSAVSHVLQVLDRAHTPGQVDAAVGWARELGLEHSVDLIYGAPGESMDDWRASLEAAIALDPPHISAYGLTIEPGTKMGGQVRRGEIPEPDPDVLADKYMLAEELLSNAGYEWYEVSNWAKPGHHSRHNLAYWQDANWWGYGPGAHSHVNGTRWWNVKHPIQYAAALAQGKSPAAARELLTADERREEQIMLGIRLREGIATPQGAAPEVVAGFIADGLVEPVPAMHSRLILTVKGRLLADTVIRALW
- the trmB gene encoding tRNA (guanosine(46)-N7)-methyltransferase TrmB, with protein sequence MSEQNPNFGRIMSFSRRGSRLGDKFEKVMEEHAARFVIPIPAGEALTTIADDAFMDLAEAFGRDAPLTVEIGPGSGEQTIANALANPDRNYLAVEAWAPGVARCVNAAQREGAHNVRIIEVDAAQALPIIFRTDVENPNRRADEVWTFFPDPWRKKKHFKRRIVKASFARTIAGVLKEGGIWRLATDWDSYAWQMRDVVTDAPEFTNPHEGQRVDPADDGAYEGGFAPRFEHRVMTRFEQRGIDAGRTIHDLKVVRVPGEFPLPVPANETGAPASEAL
- a CDS encoding N-acetylmuramoyl-L-alanine amidase, whose product is MIKAHTLIPVLSLGLAPLAIPVSPLAIPQPDAYVFDLLDVPALEAPESAAPTTAPAGYDVVVDAASSRVAPVALGGTNDYTVITQPLDTQHFNVAAATWTGADPQLVEMRTRTNGTWSPWYSLDIERDEGRQGEAPGTEPMMAAGADGVQVRAKFIQTPKDFQVALLTGAGTHGTEREARTDVAEQLPPAGTDKQAAIGETTTFENALFREAPTSITNAAFSRDFAMAPAPVTNIPAPTVVSRAQWGAPAKAEWRPESATLKAAVIHHTAGNNTYTSAQSPSIVKAIWNYHANMRQWGDIGYNFLIDKYGTVFEGREGSLNSPAGKMSIGAHAAPANSGSVGISVMGNYSQIQPPQAAIDQIVNMIAWQFGRAGIDPNGTWSTMTKFAKTPLTKPVILGHKDVSYTDCPALIENYLPTIRANVAKAIADASADQTTSPTPISQNQDYSEQKTANYSWNRTDIGWGWASTQYTAVFAAGDLDGNGYNDMMLTDRNGFLWFYPMNSRTRFMQRLQVGWGWRNMSTVFGGSDFDGDGNVDILGIEKVTGNLILYPGRGDGHFLAKKTIGVGWGDVSNISVTGNGFDGKPMIMGTSAGYLRAWRTDGRGNLTTRTTFGPGWNTTVLTAITGDITGDGIPDMWAVRNNGDLYLYAPKDGRAQTFNYSKIGYGWKGIRYFLTQSGDPREVRAIFPDGILRKYTLRSLRMK
- the lepA gene encoding translation elongation factor 4, whose protein sequence is MPISTDREKAAIVPAATDPALIRNFCIIAHIDHGKSTLADRMLQLTGVVDERAMRAQYLDRMDIERERGITIKSQAVRMPWSVGGQAYALNMIDTPGHVDFAYEVSRSLAACEGAILLVDSAQGIEAQTLANLYMALENDLAIIPVLNKIDLPAADPDRYAEELGNLIGVDPSECIRVSGKTGEGVDQLLDRIVSEVPAPVGTPGVAPRAMIFDSVYDSYRGVVTYVRVVDGELSPRQKVQMMSTKSTHELLEIGVISPEPAPTKGLGVGEVGYLITGVKDVRQSRVGDTLTDAGKPATEPLAGYRDPKPMVFSGLYPIDGSDYPALRDALDKLKLNDAALTYEPENSVALGFGFRCGFLGLLHLEIIRERLEREFNLDLIATAPSVIYRVITEGGEEVIVQNPSEFPAGKVREIFEPLVSATILTPKDFVGTSMELCQERRGNLLGMDYLSEDRVELRYTLPLAEIVTDFFDQLKSRTKGYASLDYKREGEQSADLVKVDILLNHEQVDAFSAIVHRDRAFGYGSEMTKKLKTLIPRQQFEIPVQAAVGTRVIARETIKAVRKDVLAKCYGGDISRKRKLLEKQKEGKKRMKSIGRVDVPQEAFVAALSSEMPEQKK